GGTGAAGACTTGTTAGAAGGTACCCAAGGTAGATGGATATCCAGAGAGCAATCACCATTCACGGTGTCCACGCATCCTAATGTCACTGTTGGAGTTAGAGTTCTGAGCTGGCTGGAAATTGAGTCTGGCCCAGAAATGACTTTTCTCCAGGTGTAATGAgaaagacacagagggagagagagagagagagagagtgaaagagagagatgaaagagagaggggagagacagggagacaaagaCTGATTTCGAGCGAGAGACGGGCAGAGAGATAGCACATGGTCACACGGTTCCAGCAACCCGGCGCCACTATCAGAGATGGAGTCTTGGGCTGGATGGCCCAGCTGGTTGCCAAAGGTGTGAGATTGGACTCTGCACTCTGCTCTCAATGCTTTCTCCCCAGATGGAGTCTCCAGCTATATTGGTGGCTttggggtgcaaggggaggaaggggtgggcctAGCCCGTCTGGAAGTTCTAGGGGGACTGGGCACTTCCCTGGTTTGGGTCTGCAGCTCCCCCACTTTGCCCCAGGTCCAAGCTTCAACACTAATCTCCCTTCCAtactccccatctcttccctctatCCCCAGCTACTCATGGAGACTCAGACACTGGTGAAGAAGACCTCAAGCAGTtcgttcctcctcctcttcatcctccaggCCTTTATCAGCTTCTGCCTCTTCTACTTCTGGAACTCCAGGGATCTCACTCTGTCAGGGTTCTGTCCCCCTttgccacccccaccctcttcccctccagggCCGCCCCCGCTCACCATCTTGCTCTGGACATGGCCCTTCCACACACCTGTCGCCCTGAGCAACTGCTCCGAGCTCCTCGGAGTCCCTGACTGCCACATCACAGCCGACAGGGCCTGGTACCCACGGGCCGACGCTGTCATCCTGCACCACCGAGATATCAGCTATGGCACCGGGTCCATGCCTGTGGGGCCCCGTCCACCGGGTCAGCGCTGGGTCTGGTTCAACCTGGAGTCACCCAGCCACAGCCCCAACCTGGGCCTCATGAATTATCGCTTTAACCTGACCATGTCCTACCGGCACGACTCGGACATCTTCACGCCCTATGGCTGGCTGGAGCCACTGGGGAAGCCGGGCAAGGTCTCAGTACCTCCCAAGACCAAGTTGGTGGCGTGGACTGTGAGCAACTGGAACCCGAATTCCGTGCGGGTTCACTACTACCAGGAGCTGCAGAAACACCTGCATGTGGACGTGTATGGGGCCCGGCACCTGGCCCTGCCCCGCGCTCAACATTTGCCCATCCTGTCCCAGTACAAGTTCTACCTGGCATTCGAGAACTCCCTGCATGAGGACTACATCACTGAGAAGCTGTGGTTCaacgctctaagcgccggggcagtgCCAGTGGTCTGCGGGCCCCCCCCGGCACAACTACGAGCGTTTCCTGCCCCCAGATGCCTTCATCCATATCAATGATTTCCCCAATGCCAGTGAGCTGGCCCGCCACCTGCGGGCAATGGACCGAGATGAGGTGCGCTACCAGGCTTACTTCCGTTGGCGGGAGCGGTTCCAGGTTGTGGGCAACGTTTCCTGGAACACCCACTTCTGCAAGGCATGTCGGGCCCTACGAGAGACCAGCACTTACCGGACGGTCCCCAACCTGGCCGACTGGTTCTCGTCCTCTTCTGGGTGGTAGCAAGTTGGGAGAAGAGTGACGGGGCCCTCCAAGCCCAACAGTGGGAGTCCGGTCAACTTCAAGGTCTCAGGCACAAAAAAACCACCAAACTTACAACCTATCAGCTGCCTCGACTATCATAGAACCTCATTGGGGTTCAGATCAgaatgctttattcattcattcaatcgtatttattgagcgctgtgtgcagagcactgtactaagcgattgattAGACATTATTTGGAGTTAGGGTTGTGGCTATGGTCAAATtcaggattagtaataataattgtggtatttaagtgcttactttgagccatgcaccatagtaaacgcttgggggGATGCAAGACCGTCAGGTccagcccagtccctgtcccatatggggctaacagtctaaggggaagggagaagaggtgtcttacccccgttttaccgatgaggaaaatgaggtacagagaagtgaaggggcttgcccaaggtttgcccagaaggcaagtggcggagccgggatttgaacccaggccctctgactctcaggtccagactctttccactaggccatgctgcttcccttttatgTTTGGTTTAGGAGTGAAGATTAAAGATCAGGGTTAGGTTATTCTTAGGATTTAAGGTCTAGCTGTAGGGTAAAGAAAAGGCTTGGTCATTTGGGTTAAGGTTATAGGGTTATGGTTGGGCtagagcatggcttagcagaaagaacacaggcttgggagtcaggggacatgggtttctaatcctagctccgccacttgtctgctgtgtgacctggagcaaatcacttcacttctctgtgcctcagttaccttatctgtaaaatggggattaagactgtgagccccatgtaggacaacttgattaccttccatctaccccagcgcttagaacagtgcttggcacatactaagagcttaacaaataccttcatcatcattattattagagcagattGGGGGCTAGGATTTGGGTTAGAATTGGGGTTAAAATTAGGATTGGGTTGGGGCTAGAATTAGGGTTTGGATTAGGGTTGGGTTGGGATCAGAATTAGGGCTAGGATGAGGGTTCGCTTGGGGTTAGAACTGAGATTAAGATTTGAGGGTTGGGTTACAGGCAGACAAGGGTGGACATAAAGCAGAAGGGTCAACCAATCAActgcattattgagcacttactgtgttcagggcactgtactaagcgcttgggagagtacaaacaacaatataacagacacattccctgtggggCACCACTAAGCCAAGCAACGCCAGGACCCTAATTCCAATCCCTTTGGCTCACTTGATTTTTTCCAATACTGAGCCTAATCACCTGGACCTGGGACTCCACGGTGGCCCCAGGGAGTTGGGAAGCCCCTGACTTGGGTGCTCtgcagcacacaggaagcgctcaataaaaaccattgaacaACTGCTCACTTGGGGTATGGGCCAGGGAGTAGACTTGGTCCCAAGGCTGTGACGCAGGGCCAGGCCGCAGGGGGCCCAGACGGCCAGTTGGTCACCAGCAGCCTTGTCAGCTCCTGCAGTGAATGGGCACGGCTCTGGGTGGAGACGGGAAAGCAGCCCTGTGCTCCTATGGCTCCCACTCTTTTGGCCAGCTGGACATGGCCTCCAGCCTGGCCCGGGGACCTGAAGGGCTCCCTTTGTCCTCAGTGGACCGTGGGATGAGCTGGCGAGTGGACACCACAGCCATCCACCCAAGATTGAAATTCCTTGCCTTAGAACCTCATCTCCtccatccaccccttcccctcaacacacGCACAGTGCCCAGTCTCACCAGAAAGAACAGACATTTAAAGAGCTGCTACCAATTCCTTTAAATATCTTGAGCCTCCATCCCTTCAGTATGAGTCACCATTTGCTTTGAACCCTGGCTGGAGTCAAGGAGCGGTGTTGATGATCATTATTTGTCAGCCAACAACCATTAGACTGGCAATCTTTCAATGACTTTCTCCCTTGCTCTTAGCAGGTAACAACTGATACTGGGTGGATTCCCCACCCACTAAATTCTCCATGATCTGAACTAGCAGAGGAGGGAAAGTGGCCCAGATAGCACACAGCATCAGAAAAAAAGCATAGCAGAGCCTGGGCCCCAGGGGGCGGAAGGGTTcagcctgccctccccccacatcTGGGTGATGAAAACAAACATCCCCAGTCAGTTGAAGATTGTAGAATCCCTGTTGTGGACTGTGGGTGAGCCAGCAAGAATGACTATCAGAGCGATGGTTGGAGCTGGGAAAAGCTACAAAGCCCGGTGCAGATCATCCACTGGCAAATAATCCAATTTAACTGTGTTCTACCAAGTGGGTTTGCTTCCTTCCAGAAGGATCGGCTGGTGGTTTAATAGGGTCAGCCTGGTGGTTTTTGGTTGAAATGTGGGAAATTTATttgggatctctctctctctctctcctagagCAGAACTCCTGGAGATGTTGGGGGGAGGGATGTGCCACTTCTGGGATGCCTGATGACATGGCAGCACAGATGGTAGCTTGTTGCAGCtgtggagaggaagtagagagcaAAAGGGAGCTGGGGGACAAGGACCCCAGCCAGGAAACAGGGAAAGCCCATCcccatcccttttcctctcccacctaaACCTGCCCTGTCCCCATCTCCATGCTCccaggacagggagggagttttGGGAGGCCCCACAGGGCAATGGGAGTGGGTGTCCTAGACTTGACTGGGggtgagaaaagtgaggtgactgacTGGTTCAGCCAGTGGTGCTTCTCGGCTCCATGATCAGGGAGTGGAAGGTGAAAGCAGGGTGGGTGAAAGGGAGAAAGTGTGGGTAAAGTAGGGGgaactcctctcccacccccatcctttcAGGTCCCTAGCCCAGCCCAGCATGACCCTAAGCCCCCCAACCAGGGAGAAAAGTGAATCCCTCAGCCCCATCCCCCAGCTTAATTTCTTTAAtttcttctcttgctccctcctgcccacagccagGTTACCTGGTCCCAGCAGAGTTTGTTCCACACTGGACCTTTGGaaggcaggcaagaggaagatggggaaggagaggtcaAGAGCCACAGTGGAGAAGGTGATGAGTAGGTGTCTGGTAGAATTCACAGACTCAGACTTATCACTGGAAcatatcaatccatcattcaattaTAGGATTTGTTGATCCCctgctgggttcagagcactgttctaaggtcttgaGAAACTAAGTTGATAAACTTTGACTTCATCATCACTAAGAGCCGAGCCTCAGACCAGGGGCTCACCCTCTGACCTGATCCACAATCTCCAGTCTGAATCAGGTACCTCCACATCTAGGGATCTCCTCTTCTGCCCACCCTTGGTCCTCTCAGTTTCAAGTGTCTCCTGGAAATGGGCCAGGTCAAGAacatcctccccctctctctatctcccctTTTCAGCTCCATTAGGGGAGAGTAGGAGAGTTGCTTGGGGAGGTCACCCTCAGTTCTACCCAGGGATGCTTGAAAGAACAAAGATGGAGACCTCAAGCTGGAGGGTGATATTGACAAAAATAGGAGCCAGGGAAATGGTGATAGTATTTATTCTCACCAGATCTGGACCACAAACCACCTCGGGCCCTTAGTACCCCCATATTCTCCAAAAACAGCCTCTGCTAAGAAACAGGAGAGGTGAtgaggtggggctggaggggggagaatcagggaaggtgaccgaaggggaggggaaagcaggagagaagacaggagaggagGGCTGGACTGTGCCAATGTCGTTTATTTCCCTTGCCAGAGCCCTTGAAGCACTTTGGAAGAGATCCCATAGGGCTAATCCAAGGGAAGGGCAGTGTCTTTAGGACAAGTCATTGTGTCAGAAAGGGGCAGGATCAAacaccctttccctttctttctgagGGAATCTCCTGTTGTCCAGCCGACTGGAAAAACCTCTCTGAAAGGTGCACAATCAAGGCCTTGAACATCCGAGTCTCACAAGTTCTCCAAGCACAGGGCCCCGCTGCCGGGGCCCTAGGAGCAAGGGGTGCGGGGCAAATCCCAGAGTTCAGAGAGACAATGGGCCCTTTCATAGGTAGCTTGGGGCCCGCAGGGCGGGACGCAACCATTTCTtccggggtgagggggtggggggcacttgGCAGCgaatgaggtgggggaggggcggcagGTCTTGCAGGATGAAAGGGGCTGGGCACCAGGCTCCTTCAGGAACACAAGCACACTGCCAGTGGTCCAGTGCTCTCCACTGCTGAGAATGGGGCTGGGGTGGCTAGGGAAGCTGCCAAAACAATCCCAGAGAAGGAGGTCCCCATGTCCGGCTAGCAGAAGGTCCTGGAATTACTGGAATTAGGATGAGCTGGAACACTAGAGTAAACATCCGGGAGTGTGTGTGCCTGCATGTGCATATGTGTGAATGAGGGTGTAGATGTGAAGAGCTTGGTCCCTAACCCATGGCTAATATGCAATTCAGACAGGCCCAAATATCCGAGGGCTTCCGGGGAAGTCAGGCAGCCGGCAGCCAAGGAATTGAACaaattctccttctctcctcactgTGCTCTTGGGGATAAATCtccccttcctgtttctccccgatTTCTCTCCAGGGGAAACTGAATATCAGAACTGCAGGTGGAAACCTGGGAAAGTGGATGGGCATGGCTAGTACCAATTTTGCAGGTTGATGATGGCATCTTCTGGCCAGAAATGAGTCAGAGCTATCTGCaaatttcttcccctccccacattgccagtttcttctttttcctctccccaacttccccagtccctccccgcaAAGAGGCAGGCCAAGGGCAGattaagaacaggtattgaatcctcattttattgagccccagagaagttaattgatctgTCCAAGATCATGTCCCTATatccccttatcctaaaaaaacctcccgTGATCCCATAGCAccctccagctatcgccccatctccctcctaccattcctctccaaattccttgagcaagttgtccctTTTGCTTCACCAGAAAcggtcctctcaaaggtcactaataacctccttcttgctaaatcctgtggcctctactccatcctaatcttccttgacctttctgctgccttcaacaccatggaccacacccttctcctataaacattatccaactttggcttcactgacactgtcctcttcttgttctcctctcatctccctggctgctcattctcagtctctcccccacttaactcacctcactgatttcctgctacaacccagcctgcacacttaactTCTTGAACACCAACAAATTCTGTACTTCGATCACATCAATCCTGTCACCGACCCCTTGCCAACGTATTCCCTCGAGCctgtagtatcaatcaatcagtagtattaattgagagcttcctctaggcgcttgagagagtatcgtAAAGTCAGTAGACGTGATCCAtgctttcaaggaacttacagtctagtgggggaggcagacaaataaataacagataggagggaaaaatagagtataaagacatgTTCATAAGTGCCAGAGGAGGtaatgagtacttaagtgcttaggtggcacggAAGTGCTGAAGCAGCAGTTGGGGGATATAAAATGGAGAGATTAGGGATTATTTTGAGCAGGGCTCCTGGAGAAGacatgatttcaggagggctttgaagctggggagactaGAGGAGTTGGAGGAAGAGGCAAGAATAAGCCGCAGGGATcaggttaacttgagaggaatgaagggtgtgagctggaatgtagtgggagaagtgaggggagaagtaggagagagaaagctgatggggtcctttaaagccaatggtaagagggATTTAGGCTTGATGTGTAGAAGAATGGACAACAATGGAGacttctgagaagtggggagacgtgcaGCAAGACATTTTAGAATAAGGGTctgagcagcagggtgaagtatggactggagtgggggtaGATTTGTGACCCGGGAGGTCAGTGCAGAGGTTGATGCATTAGTTGAATTGGCATGTTACAGGTGCCTGGAACAGTGCAGTggctgttgggatggagaggaaggagtggatcctGAAAATATTAGAGGAAAAAGAATCAACTAGATtcggtgactgattgaataggaGGGTGGAAAGAGCTGAAGGAGTCGAGAATAACGCCAGGTTTACAGAcatgagagacgagaaggatagAGGTGTTGTTGACTGTGATGGGGAAATTaggtagaggagaggaag
This genomic stretch from Ornithorhynchus anatinus isolate Pmale09 chromosome X1, mOrnAna1.pri.v4, whole genome shotgun sequence harbors:
- the LOC100680766 gene encoding LOW QUALITY PROTEIN: 3-galactosyl-N-acetylglucosaminide 4-alpha-L-fucosyltransferase FUT3-like (The sequence of the model RefSeq protein was modified relative to this genomic sequence to represent the inferred CDS: deleted 1 base in 1 codon); the encoded protein is MVTRFQQPGATIRDGVLGWMAQLVAKGLLMETQTLVKKTSSSSFLLLFILQAFISFCLFYFWNSRDLTLSGFCPPLPPPPSSPPGPPPLTILLWTWPFHTPVALSNCSELLGVPDCHITADRAWYPRADAVILHHRDISYGTGSMPVGPRPPGQRWVWFNLESPSHSPNLGLMNYRFNLTMSYRHDSDIFTPYGWLEPLGKPGKVSVPPKTKLVAWTVSNWNPNSVRVHYYQELQKHLHVDVYGARHLALPRAQHLPILSQYKFYLAFENSLHEDYITEKLWFNALSAGAVPVVAGPPRHNYERFLPPDAFIHINDFPNASELARHLRAMDRDEVRYQAYFRWRERFQVVGNVSWNTHFCKACRALRETSTYRTVPNLADWFSSSSGW